The Streptomyces sp. ALI-76-A nucleotide sequence TCTCATGCCGTTCGGCACCGAGACCTTCCCGCCCCCTCGGCTGATCACCCGCGCCGCCGCGTGAAGCCTTGGGGTCCCTTTGACGTGCTCCACCCGGGTGTGCAGGCTGTCAGCATGAGCCCGGACGAGAAGGCCGGTCGTCTGCTGGCGTCGATAGCGGCAGCGGGTGACCGGACGACGGTGAAGGCGGCGGGCGAGGTGGACTTCGGCACCTCGCCACTGCTGGCCGAGGTACTGGCCGCTGCTCTCCGGACCGGTGCCGCCCGCGTCGATGTGGAGTTCAGCCAGGTGACGTTCTGCGACTGCTCCGGGCTGAACGTACTGCTCGACGCCCACGCTCAAGCCGCGGACGCAGGCGTCGCCTTGGGCCTGAGTGGTTCCCTCGCACCGGTGGTCGACCGCGTACTGTCCTTGACGCGACTGAAGCCGGTACT carries:
- a CDS encoding STAS domain-containing protein, whose translation is MSPDEKAGRLLASIAAAGDRTTVKAAGEVDFGTSPLLAEVLAAALRTGAARVDVEFSQVTFCDCSGLNVLLDAHAQAADAGVALGLSGSLAPVVDRVLSLTRLKPVLVTRSAA